From Amycolatopsis sp. cg9, one genomic window encodes:
- a CDS encoding sulfite oxidase-like oxidoreductase, producing MGVVTPGFQGRARSGNPRLPPGQYLAEDFPVLSAGPTPRVRTETWEFAVTTEKGDKHTWSWAELMALPSEKPTVDIHCVTQWSKLDTRWRGVAVDTLVGGLDTEADYVMVHAYGGYTTNLPLADLLDGQAWIAYEYGGKPLTPEHGGPARLLVPHLYFWKSAKWVRGLELKTRDEPGFWENAGYHDYGDPWREQRYQGD from the coding sequence ATGGGTGTCGTGACACCGGGTTTCCAGGGCCGGGCCCGCAGCGGCAACCCGCGTCTGCCACCCGGTCAGTACCTGGCCGAGGACTTCCCGGTGCTGTCCGCAGGGCCTACGCCGCGCGTGCGCACCGAGACGTGGGAGTTCGCGGTCACCACCGAAAAGGGTGACAAGCACACGTGGAGCTGGGCCGAGCTGATGGCCCTGCCGAGCGAGAAGCCCACAGTGGACATCCACTGCGTCACCCAGTGGTCCAAACTGGACACGCGCTGGCGCGGCGTCGCGGTCGACACGCTGGTCGGCGGGCTCGACACCGAGGCCGACTACGTCATGGTCCACGCCTACGGCGGCTACACGACGAACCTGCCGCTGGCCGACCTGCTCGACGGCCAGGCCTGGATCGCCTACGAGTACGGCGGCAAGCCGCTCACCCCCGAGCACGGCGGCCCGGCGCGGCTGCTGGTGCCGCACCTGTACTTCTGGAAGTCCGCGAAGTGGGTGCGCGGGCTGGAGCTGAAGACCCGGGACGAGCCGGGCTTCTGGGAGAACGCCGGCTACCACGACTACGGGGATCCATGGCGCGAACAGCGGTATCAGGGCGACTAG
- a CDS encoding LmeA family phospholipid-binding protein has translation MSDGRWFDGWSPWPELAGLAAAGRSLLPNVPVTPAALARTVTEQLVGRRLTAKVDDREVGLTLTELDYPAGNLRLATGRIGDVRIVAEDVDWPEPEGGSIPLRRVTVLAEDVRLRSLPTPAAKPARVELQIAVSADVLRERVAKVRPGIVAAPADSGLLQIHWAKRPLWGHLTLRPEVADDAVVLVPQTLHIGQRRLRPPRRFQPIVLPLPELPPGIKLTKVEPRHDELVLHTVAEEWPDRLSRIPLPDLLSWLTTAAVTLTLPKLGARS, from the coding sequence ATGAGCGACGGCAGGTGGTTCGACGGCTGGTCGCCCTGGCCTGAGCTGGCCGGGCTGGCCGCGGCCGGGCGTTCGCTGCTGCCGAACGTCCCGGTCACGCCGGCCGCGCTGGCGCGGACCGTCACCGAGCAGCTCGTCGGACGGCGCCTGACCGCGAAGGTCGACGACCGCGAGGTCGGCCTGACGCTCACCGAACTCGACTACCCGGCCGGCAACCTCCGGCTGGCCACCGGGCGGATCGGCGACGTCCGGATCGTCGCCGAAGACGTCGACTGGCCCGAACCCGAAGGCGGCAGCATCCCGCTGCGCCGGGTCACTGTGCTCGCCGAAGACGTCCGCCTCCGCTCGCTGCCCACGCCGGCCGCCAAACCCGCTCGCGTCGAGCTGCAGATCGCGGTGTCCGCCGACGTGCTGCGGGAACGGGTGGCGAAAGTCCGCCCCGGGATCGTCGCGGCTCCGGCCGACAGCGGGCTGCTGCAGATCCATTGGGCGAAGCGCCCGCTCTGGGGCCACTTGACCCTGCGCCCCGAGGTGGCCGACGACGCCGTCGTGCTCGTGCCGCAGACCCTCCACATCGGACAACGACGACTACGGCCGCCACGCCGCTTCCAGCCGATCGTGCTTCCCCTACCGGAACTTCCGCCGGGGATAAAGCTGACGAAGGTGGAGCCGCGGCACGACGAACTGGTGCTGCACACCGTGGCGGAAGAATGGCCGGACCGGCTTTCGCGCATCCCCCTGCCCGACCTGCTGAGCTGGCTGACCACGGCGGCCGTGACGCTGACACTGCCCAAACTCGGCGCTCGTTCATGA
- a CDS encoding ferredoxin reductase, whose product MARTAVSGRLAWRVARLAEFRDETPTARTLVFDLPGWPGHLAGQHVDVRLTAADGYRAQRSYSLAAPVNGDRVELTVQRVADGEVSEHLTGPYAIGDPVEIRGPIGGWFAWRPTNPEPVLLIAGGSGIVPLMAMIRARRAAGVRTPFKLIYSLRTPAEQYYADELRTPVAGLDITYVYTRELPEGRPGIPKRIDVATLNTAAWPAEFGATSFICGPTAFVETAADILQALGHDPHRIRTERFGPSRD is encoded by the coding sequence ATGGCGCGAACAGCGGTATCAGGGCGACTAGCCTGGCGGGTCGCCCGCCTGGCCGAATTCCGCGACGAAACCCCGACGGCCCGCACGCTCGTCTTCGACCTGCCCGGCTGGCCGGGACACCTGGCGGGCCAGCACGTCGACGTCCGCCTGACGGCCGCGGACGGCTACCGCGCCCAGCGCAGCTACTCCCTAGCCGCCCCCGTGAACGGCGACCGCGTGGAGCTGACGGTCCAGCGCGTCGCCGACGGCGAAGTCTCCGAGCACCTCACCGGCCCGTACGCGATCGGCGACCCGGTCGAAATCCGCGGCCCGATCGGCGGCTGGTTCGCCTGGCGCCCCACCAACCCGGAGCCGGTCCTCCTCATCGCGGGCGGCTCGGGCATCGTCCCCCTGATGGCCATGATCCGCGCCCGCCGCGCGGCGGGCGTCCGCACCCCGTTCAAGCTGATCTACTCTCTGCGCACCCCGGCCGAGCAGTACTACGCCGACGAACTCCGCACCCCGGTGGCCGGCCTGGACATCACGTACGTCTACACGCGCGAACTCCCCGAAGGCCGCCCGGGCATCCCCAAGCGAATAGACGTGGCCACCCTCAACACAGCAGCCTGGCCCGCCGAGTTCGGCGCAACCTCCTTCATCTGCGGCCCGACAGCCTTCGTCGAAACAGCAGCCGACATCCTGCAGGCCCTGGGCCACGACCCCCACCGCATCCGCACCGAACGCTTCGGCCCCAGCCGCGACTGA
- a CDS encoding ornithine cyclodeaminase family protein, which yields MLDADEVRKAVPMTAAVDAVREAFLDLAAGRFAVPQRLSFGGGTTLVMSACHTPSSTTVVKTLNLAAGRTPMILGTLVWNTAEGQVVADAVEITTLRTGAASGVATDLLAPPDAGRLALLGTGAQAADQVRAVAAVRPVRHLAVFGRDRSRASAFTARLGAEFPDVTMRVAGSAEDAVSDAEIVCCATSSSTPLFAADALPERVHVNAIGSYLPSMRELPAELLATAECVVVDQVEAALEEAGEVIHAVETGLLARGELVELGHALREPPAVGGRTVFKSVGLAVQDWAVARLLGDAPARN from the coding sequence ATGCTCGACGCCGACGAGGTCCGGAAGGCCGTGCCGATGACGGCCGCCGTCGACGCGGTGCGGGAGGCGTTCCTCGACCTCGCCGCCGGCCGGTTCGCGGTGCCGCAACGGTTGTCGTTCGGCGGCGGCACGACGCTCGTGATGAGCGCCTGCCACACCCCGTCGTCGACGACCGTCGTGAAGACGCTCAACCTGGCCGCCGGGCGGACCCCGATGATCCTCGGCACGCTGGTGTGGAACACCGCCGAAGGTCAGGTGGTCGCCGACGCGGTCGAGATCACCACGCTGCGCACCGGCGCCGCTTCCGGCGTCGCCACGGACCTGCTCGCCCCGCCCGACGCCGGCCGGCTCGCCCTGCTCGGGACCGGCGCGCAGGCCGCCGACCAGGTGCGCGCGGTGGCCGCCGTGCGCCCGGTGCGGCACTTGGCCGTGTTCGGCCGCGACCGTTCGCGCGCGTCGGCCTTCACGGCACGGCTGGGCGCCGAATTCCCGGATGTGACGATGCGGGTCGCCGGGAGTGCGGAAGACGCGGTTTCCGACGCGGAGATCGTCTGCTGCGCTACTTCGTCGAGTACTCCTCTCTTCGCTGCCGATGCCTTGCCCGAACGGGTTCACGTCAACGCGATCGGGTCCTATCTGCCGTCCATGCGGGAGCTTCCCGCCGAGCTGCTGGCGACGGCGGAGTGCGTGGTGGTGGATCAGGTCGAGGCCGCGCTCGAGGAAGCCGGTGAGGTGATCCACGCGGTGGAGACCGGGCTCCTCGCCCGTGGGGAGCTCGTCGAACTGGGGCACGCGCTGCGCGAGCCCCCGGCGGTGGGCGGGCGGACGGTGTTCAAGTCCGTCGGTCTCGCCGTGCAGGATTGGGCCGTGGCCCGGCTCCTCGGTGACGCGCCAGCCCGGAATTAG
- a CDS encoding pentapeptide repeat-containing protein produces MSEATQDPVEEQRFSRDDWYGEEITGRHYVRCEFLEVDFSEAVTRNSVFTDCVFGNVRFNASRHLDSSFAGCAFKRCNFFDAEFTGCKLVGATFTECELRPLRVVGGDWSFAGLAGADLRSVSFQGVRMREADLTGANCGGAVFADVDLSAAMLHAVKLPRADLRGSDVSALDPVNAELAGAIVSPEQAAVLVTSLGLQVRA; encoded by the coding sequence GTGTCCGAGGCCACGCAAGATCCCGTCGAAGAGCAGCGGTTCTCCCGTGACGACTGGTACGGAGAGGAGATCACCGGGCGCCACTACGTGCGGTGCGAGTTCCTGGAGGTCGACTTCTCCGAGGCCGTCACGCGGAACTCCGTGTTCACCGACTGCGTGTTCGGCAACGTGCGCTTTAACGCGTCGCGGCACCTGGACTCGTCGTTCGCCGGCTGCGCCTTCAAGCGGTGCAACTTCTTCGACGCCGAGTTCACCGGCTGCAAGCTCGTCGGAGCCACGTTCACCGAGTGCGAGCTGCGTCCGCTGCGGGTCGTCGGCGGCGACTGGTCGTTCGCCGGGCTGGCGGGTGCCGACCTGCGTTCGGTCAGCTTCCAGGGTGTGCGGATGCGGGAAGCCGACCTGACCGGGGCCAACTGCGGCGGTGCGGTGTTCGCCGACGTCGACCTGTCCGCGGCGATGCTGCACGCGGTCAAGCTGCCGCGCGCGGATCTGCGGGGCAGCGACGTTTCGGCCCTCGACCCGGTGAACGCCGAGCTGGCGGGCGCGATCGTGTCACCCGAACAGGCTGCGGTGCTCGTCACGTCGCTCGGGCTGCAGGTCCGGGCGTAG